Proteins encoded within one genomic window of Dyadobacter chenhuakuii:
- a CDS encoding anthrone oxygenase family protein: MNFIYFPSLVISALLTGLSAGLFYSYSCSVNLGLDKLPDAEYLRAMQQINKAILNPAFFASFMGSVLVLILASWLSYSLQHAFQVKMLLTATGIYIVGVLGITIFGNVPLNDALANFDISTATSGEIARHRILFEQPWNNRHTVRTFCAFAAFVFTLISFYKAN; this comes from the coding sequence ATGAACTTCATTTACTTCCCTAGCCTGGTTATTTCTGCGTTATTGACGGGGTTATCTGCTGGTTTATTCTATTCCTATTCCTGCTCGGTCAATTTAGGCTTGGATAAATTGCCTGATGCGGAATATTTGCGTGCAATGCAGCAGATTAACAAAGCGATCCTGAATCCTGCATTTTTCGCTTCGTTCATGGGTTCAGTTCTGGTGCTTATCCTGGCGAGCTGGCTTAGCTACTCCTTGCAACATGCTTTTCAAGTCAAAATGCTGTTAACCGCAACTGGCATTTACATCGTAGGCGTTTTAGGAATTACTATTTTCGGAAATGTGCCACTGAACGACGCACTGGCTAACTTTGATATTAGTACAGCAACTAGTGGCGAGATTGCCAGACACCGCATATTGTTCGAACAGCCATGGAATAATCGTCATACCGTCCGCACTTTCTGCGCATTTGCAGCCTTTGTATTTACATTGATTTCTTTTTATAAGGCAAACTAG
- a CDS encoding DoxX family protein: MKTTRIIFWISTTLIFLFEGVMPALTSHTEMAREGIRHLGYPDYFGPMITAFKIAGTIALMLPQVPPRLKEWAYAGFVFDFLCASISITVVDGFGFNSIFPLIVLAVLMVSYYTYHKLQAQQHGTHAF, from the coding sequence ATGAAAACGACCCGCATTATTTTTTGGATTTCAACAACATTGATCTTTTTGTTTGAAGGCGTCATGCCCGCGCTCACTTCCCATACTGAAATGGCCCGCGAAGGAATCCGGCATCTGGGTTACCCGGATTATTTTGGCCCGATGATCACAGCCTTCAAAATTGCCGGCACAATAGCATTAATGCTGCCGCAAGTTCCGCCGCGCCTAAAAGAATGGGCTTACGCCGGCTTCGTCTTCGACTTCCTCTGTGCAAGCATTAGCATCACCGTCGTAGACGGATTCGGCTTCAACTCCATATTCCCGCTGATCGTACTAGCCGTTCTCATGGTGTCATATTACACTTATCACAAACTTCAAGCCCAGCAACACGGCACGCATGCCTTTTGA
- a CDS encoding RNA polymerase sigma factor — MPDHGPVIPHLFRTEYRKIVSVLCRHFGFREIEVAEDIASETFQAAMQAWGIEGLPPNPAGWLYNTAKNKAKNHLHRESIFRDKIAPELQKTAQQSDSADIDLSFQNITDSQLQMMFAVCHPSISHESQICLSLRILCGFGIDEIASAFMTNKEVISKRIFRAKEKLREAKVAIEMPPLPEIEARLEPVLKTVYLLFNEGYYSVNQNNTLRKDLCLEAIRLCTMLIEHPETNKPKVNALLALMCFHASRFDARMNDNGSLILYDDQDSNLWNTDLISKGAYFLKMAGKGNDLSKYHLEAGIAAWHTQQADSREKWDGILHLYNQLLQREYSPVTALNRTYAVAKVRGKAAAIAEAEKLQMPENHFYFALLGTLYTGLDDHKAMMHWQTALSLAKTESDKEAIRKKLVD, encoded by the coding sequence ATGCCCGACCACGGACCCGTCATCCCACATTTGTTCAGGACCGAATACCGGAAAATCGTATCCGTGCTTTGCCGGCATTTCGGGTTTCGGGAGATTGAGGTGGCCGAAGACATTGCGAGTGAAACGTTCCAGGCAGCCATGCAAGCCTGGGGCATAGAAGGCCTCCCGCCTAATCCGGCGGGATGGCTTTATAACACCGCTAAGAACAAAGCCAAAAACCACCTCCATCGGGAGTCCATTTTCCGGGACAAGATCGCGCCGGAACTGCAAAAGACCGCGCAACAATCGGACAGCGCCGACATAGACCTTTCATTTCAAAACATTACAGACAGCCAGCTGCAAATGATGTTTGCGGTTTGTCATCCTTCCATCTCCCACGAATCGCAGATCTGCCTCTCGCTCCGCATTCTTTGCGGGTTTGGAATCGACGAAATAGCGAGCGCTTTCATGACAAATAAAGAAGTCATCAGCAAACGCATTTTCAGGGCAAAGGAAAAGTTGCGCGAAGCTAAAGTGGCTATCGAAATGCCGCCTTTACCGGAAATTGAAGCCAGGCTGGAACCGGTTTTGAAAACCGTTTACCTGTTATTTAATGAAGGTTACTATTCAGTTAATCAAAACAATACATTAAGAAAGGACTTGTGTCTTGAAGCAATCCGCCTGTGCACCATGCTGATCGAGCATCCCGAAACCAACAAACCGAAAGTAAATGCACTGCTGGCGCTGATGTGTTTTCATGCTTCGCGCTTCGATGCGAGAATGAATGACAACGGTTCCCTGATTCTTTATGACGATCAGGATTCAAACCTTTGGAACACAGACCTGATCAGTAAGGGTGCTTATTTCCTTAAAATGGCCGGAAAAGGAAATGATTTGTCCAAATATCACCTGGAAGCCGGCATCGCTGCATGGCATACGCAACAGGCAGACAGCCGTGAAAAGTGGGACGGGATTTTGCATCTATACAATCAGTTATTACAGCGCGAGTACTCCCCTGTCACGGCGCTCAACCGCACCTACGCTGTTGCAAAAGTCAGGGGAAAAGCGGCCGCAATCGCAGAAGCAGAAAAATTGCAGATGCCTGAAAACCACTTCTATTTTGCCCTGCTGGGAACGCTTTATACGGGTCTGGATGATCACAAAGCAATGATGCACTGGCAAACCGCATTGTCCCTTGCAAAAACAGAAAGCGACAAAGAAGCAATCCGCAAAAAGCTGGTTGATTAA
- a CDS encoding YciI family protein gives MEEYIVIMRLDLLTKEAQPSPEQMEGYMKQYHDWVGGIAAQNKFSGGKGLAVEGKVLKPNNVMTDGPFVEIKESVAGFIIIKAASLDEAVEMAQACPILHGEGNSVEVRKIISVHES, from the coding sequence ATGGAAGAGTACATTGTAATTATGCGGTTGGATTTGTTGACCAAGGAAGCGCAGCCCTCGCCCGAACAAATGGAAGGCTACATGAAGCAATATCATGACTGGGTTGGCGGCATTGCAGCCCAGAACAAATTCAGCGGCGGAAAGGGCTTAGCTGTCGAAGGGAAGGTGCTTAAACCAAACAATGTAATGACGGACGGGCCGTTTGTCGAAATAAAAGAATCGGTTGCGGGCTTCATCATCATTAAAGCAGCCAGCCTCGACGAGGCCGTTGAAATGGCACAAGCCTGCCCGATCCTGCATGGTGAAGGCAATAGTGTTGAAGTCCGGAAAATCATTTCTGTGCACGAAAGCTAA